In Salisediminibacterium beveridgei, one DNA window encodes the following:
- a CDS encoding DUF2325 domain-containing protein, with the protein MSSLMVIGGDQLGNIPDKLKALGFDDVLHISGRKTQMVKRDIPEGVDLILVLTDFINHNIAKKIKAKASKQNIPICYSKRSWCTIYQTLNTNQDACRTCPFLKEGNCHLN; encoded by the coding sequence ATGTCTTCTCTAATGGTAATAGGCGGAGATCAACTGGGAAACATCCCGGATAAACTGAAAGCACTTGGTTTTGATGATGTGCTTCATATCAGTGGACGAAAAACGCAAATGGTAAAAAGAGATATTCCTGAAGGGGTTGATTTAATCCTCGTACTGACGGATTTCATCAATCACAATATTGCAAAAAAAATAAAAGCGAAAGCATCGAAACAAAATATTCCGATCTGTTATTCAAAACGTTCCTGGTGTACCATTTACCAGACGCTGAATACCAATCAGGATGCCTGTCGTACGTGTCCTTTTTTGAAAGAAGGAAACTGTCATTTAAATTAA
- the ytvI gene encoding sporulation integral membrane protein YtvI has translation MTKEQGWIFLRLLVVSAVTIGGIWLTGILFSLTYPFIIAAVLVWMFHPLIRFLRNALKFPNVLAVFFTVFLGLSAVIGSVTGIIFLIIFGFRRISAFLPEWIQTTAIQAQDFFNQSIFPIWKQLTGAVDTLTPEQQATLQNGIEQLGAQLAEGSTDFGQGIAEGLTSIIIFVPSFLIVFLFVFIAFYFIGKDWERMLQSVYDNTPAFILKKGRAFKTMFQYRVLGFVRAQIILMFIASVIVFTGLMILRVENALAIAMIVGIAEILPYLGSGTILIPWFIYMLITGELYMGIGLAIVYGVTIAIRQSIEPKILSSSMNLNALAVLISLFIGFQLFGIVGLFVGPFVLVILVIFKDIGFMGEIGRFIRYGFKDEPHPRISGFK, from the coding sequence ATGACAAAGGAGCAAGGCTGGATTTTTCTCAGACTCTTAGTCGTATCTGCCGTGACCATCGGCGGCATCTGGCTGACAGGAATTCTATTTTCACTTACTTATCCATTTATCATTGCTGCAGTCCTGGTGTGGATGTTTCATCCACTGATCCGCTTTTTGCGGAACGCTTTAAAATTCCCCAATGTGCTCGCCGTGTTCTTCACCGTATTTCTTGGCCTGAGTGCGGTCATTGGCTCAGTCACCGGCATTATTTTTCTGATTATTTTCGGATTCAGACGCATTTCAGCTTTCTTGCCCGAATGGATTCAGACGACAGCCATACAGGCTCAGGATTTCTTTAACCAATCCATCTTCCCGATCTGGAAACAACTCACAGGAGCTGTCGATACACTGACACCAGAACAGCAGGCAACCCTTCAGAATGGCATTGAACAATTGGGCGCACAACTTGCAGAAGGATCGACGGACTTCGGTCAAGGCATCGCTGAAGGCCTGACTTCCATCATCATTTTTGTCCCATCTTTTCTGATTGTTTTCTTATTTGTTTTCATTGCTTTCTACTTTATTGGAAAAGACTGGGAGCGCATGTTGCAGTCCGTTTATGACAATACTCCGGCGTTTATTCTCAAAAAAGGCCGGGCATTCAAAACGATGTTCCAGTATCGGGTACTTGGATTCGTAAGGGCACAAATTATTCTGATGTTCATCGCATCGGTAATCGTCTTTACAGGTCTGATGATCCTTCGGGTCGAAAATGCACTGGCCATCGCCATGATCGTGGGCATTGCAGAAATTCTTCCGTATCTTGGATCAGGCACCATTCTGATCCCCTGGTTTATCTACATGCTCATTACAGGAGAACTCTATATGGGCATCGGCTTGGCCATTGTTTACGGGGTGACAATCGCGATCAGACAGAGCATCGAACCGAAAATACTATCGTCAAGTATGAACCTCAATGCATTGGCTGTATTGATTTCATTATTTATCGGTTTTCAACTGTTCGGCATTGTAGGCTTGTTTGTCGGACCTTTTGTACTGGTGATCCTTGTCATTTTCAAGGACATCGGTTTTATGGGCGAGATCGGCCGGTTTATCCGCTATGGTTTTAAGGATGAGCCTCATCCTCGCATTTCAGGTTTTAAATGA
- a CDS encoding ABC-F family ATP-binding cassette domain-containing protein: MTILQCNEITKTFGEKVLFDKISFSIGERERIGLIGVNGTGKSTLLKTIAGIEGKEHGSFEHAGNFSIEYMPQDPEFPEGVSVLDIVFGGEMPIIQAMRHYEMVLAALEADPSDEKLQRDLVKAQERMDRENAWDANTQAKTILSKLGITTYTKEAVTLSGGQKKRVAIARSLIQPVDLLLLDEPTNHLDNLTIEWLEGFLSNYPGALMLITHDRYFLNRVTEVIFELDHGRLFRYEGNYEAFLEKRAERELNEAAQEDKRQNLLRREIAWLKRGAKARTTKQKARKQRIETIQENKPVEKDGELDFAIGSVRLGKKVIELENVSKEMDGKLLFSELNELIVRGDRVGMIGPNGIGKSTLLNIIAGRHEPDNGTIDIGETVRIGYYTQDHDTMDEDLRMIDYIKETAEAVKTIHGELITAEQMLERFLFTRPTQRTHIRRLSGGERRRLYLLKVLMEEPNVLFLDEPTNDLDTTTLSILEDYLDQFPGVVITVSHDRYFLDRVVDRLLVFKGDGQVSRYQGSYSDWLDEEKKQQKAANEQAKQEADKKKNSEKKPKQKLSYREQEEWKTIEDRIMTIEEELEAVSDAIDSCGSDFDKARELYEKQQQLETDLENAMNRWEELSIRVESMKS, from the coding sequence ATGACAATTTTACAATGCAATGAAATCACGAAAACATTTGGAGAGAAAGTACTCTTTGATAAAATCAGTTTCAGTATCGGTGAAAGAGAACGGATCGGTCTCATTGGTGTGAACGGAACTGGCAAATCGACTTTGCTCAAAACGATAGCCGGAATTGAGGGGAAAGAGCATGGCTCATTTGAACATGCAGGGAACTTCTCGATTGAATACATGCCTCAGGATCCAGAGTTTCCCGAAGGCGTATCGGTTCTTGATATTGTATTTGGAGGAGAGATGCCGATCATTCAGGCGATGCGCCATTATGAAATGGTACTGGCTGCCTTGGAGGCGGATCCTTCCGATGAAAAGCTGCAGCGGGATCTTGTGAAAGCGCAGGAACGGATGGACCGTGAAAACGCCTGGGATGCCAATACGCAGGCAAAGACCATTCTCAGCAAATTAGGAATCACCACCTATACGAAAGAAGCCGTCACGTTATCCGGGGGTCAGAAAAAACGGGTCGCCATTGCCCGATCGTTGATCCAACCGGTGGATCTGTTGCTGCTTGATGAACCGACCAATCATTTAGACAATCTCACCATTGAATGGCTTGAAGGCTTTTTGTCCAACTACCCTGGTGCGCTGATGCTGATCACACACGACCGGTATTTTCTGAACCGGGTCACCGAAGTTATCTTTGAATTGGATCATGGTCGTCTGTTCCGCTATGAAGGGAATTATGAAGCTTTCCTTGAAAAACGTGCGGAACGCGAACTGAATGAAGCAGCTCAGGAAGATAAGCGTCAAAATCTTCTCAGACGGGAAATTGCCTGGCTGAAGCGCGGTGCAAAAGCGAGGACAACGAAACAGAAGGCACGTAAACAAAGGATTGAAACAATTCAGGAAAATAAACCGGTTGAAAAAGACGGCGAGCTTGATTTTGCGATCGGCTCTGTGCGTCTAGGGAAAAAAGTAATCGAGTTGGAGAATGTCTCAAAAGAAATGGATGGCAAGCTGCTTTTCAGTGAGTTGAATGAATTGATTGTAAGAGGCGACCGGGTGGGGATGATCGGGCCCAATGGCATTGGGAAATCAACGCTTTTGAATATCATTGCCGGGCGACACGAACCAGATAACGGGACCATCGACATCGGAGAAACCGTAAGGATCGGCTACTATACCCAGGATCACGATACTATGGATGAGGATCTTCGGATGATCGATTATATCAAAGAAACAGCAGAAGCTGTGAAGACAATTCATGGAGAATTGATTACAGCGGAGCAGATGCTCGAACGCTTCCTGTTTACAAGACCCACGCAGAGGACACACATCCGCCGTCTGTCCGGCGGGGAACGAAGACGACTTTACCTGTTAAAAGTCCTGATGGAAGAACCGAATGTGCTCTTTCTCGATGAACCAACAAATGATTTGGATACAACGACACTTTCGATCCTTGAAGACTACCTCGATCAATTCCCTGGCGTTGTCATTACCGTATCCCACGATCGCTACTTTTTGGATCGGGTCGTTGACCGGCTGCTCGTCTTTAAAGGAGACGGACAGGTCAGCCGCTATCAAGGGAGTTATTCCGACTGGCTCGACGAGGAAAAGAAGCAGCAAAAAGCAGCGAATGAACAGGCGAAACAGGAAGCGGATAAGAAAAAGAATTCAGAGAAAAAACCGAAGCAGAAACTTTCTTACCGCGAACAAGAGGAATGGAAAACGATCGAGGACAGAATCATGACGATCGAGGAAGAACTTGAAGCCGTTTCTGATGCCATTGACAGTTGTGGAAGTGATTTTGATAAAGCGAGAGAGCTCTATGAGAAACAACAGCAACTTGAAACAGATCTCGAAAACGCGATGAACAGGTGGGAAGAATTATCTATTAGAGTGGAATCGATGAAGTCTTAA
- a CDS encoding flavin reductase family protein, whose amino-acid sequence MKAVNPTEWSKAENYKFMTSAVTPRPIAFVTSVSEEGVLNAAPFSYFNLVSAEPPILMIAIGRKDGLQKDTARNILSNGEFVVHVTTEKNIKKVNKTSASLGPDESEVRRYKLKPEPSRVVNVPSLKESPVRLECVLEKHVVFEEGTSGTDVIFGRIVQYVFDEELTDATENTPVLKAKKLKSVGRLAGTRYSKQGKIFSLKRPKV is encoded by the coding sequence ATGAAAGCAGTAAACCCAACAGAGTGGAGCAAAGCAGAGAATTATAAATTCATGACTTCGGCCGTCACACCGAGACCCATCGCGTTTGTCACCTCAGTGTCAGAAGAAGGGGTCTTAAATGCTGCTCCGTTCAGCTATTTTAATCTCGTATCTGCAGAGCCGCCGATTTTGATGATTGCCATTGGACGAAAAGACGGATTACAGAAGGACACGGCACGTAACATTCTCTCCAACGGGGAATTTGTCGTGCATGTGACGACAGAGAAAAATATCAAAAAAGTCAATAAAACCTCCGCATCGTTAGGACCTGATGAAAGTGAAGTCAGACGTTACAAGCTGAAACCGGAGCCCAGCCGGGTGGTGAATGTCCCCTCCTTGAAGGAATCGCCTGTTCGACTCGAATGTGTTCTGGAAAAACATGTGGTCTTTGAAGAGGGAACGTCCGGAACGGATGTCATTTTCGGTCGTATCGTTCAGTACGTGTTCGACGAAGAACTGACCGATGCTACAGAAAACACTCCGGTACTGAAGGCCAAAAAACTGAAAAGTGTTGGCAGACTTGCCGGAACCAGATATTCAAAACAAGGAAAGATCTTCTCATTGAAGCGCCCGAAAGTATAG
- a CDS encoding alpha/beta hydrolase: protein MHHIYKRGDERTKETLLLLHGTGGDENDLLPLADMIDPMANVLSVRGNVDENGMNRFFRRLSEGVFDEEDLIFRTKELYDFIDEASVKYGFDRSHVVAVGYSNGANIAASLLYHYERPLRAAALHHPMVPRSGIDLPDMSGLPVFIGAGENDPICPPEQTEKLNKDLTKQGAAVELFWEQQGHQLSRGEVDRATLWYKSEVSGVDPS, encoded by the coding sequence ATGCATCATATTTATAAACGTGGTGATGAGAGAACGAAAGAAACGCTGCTGCTGCTTCATGGCACCGGCGGCGATGAAAACGACTTACTTCCGTTAGCGGATATGATTGACCCGATGGCCAACGTCCTGAGTGTTCGCGGCAATGTTGATGAAAATGGCATGAACCGCTTTTTCCGCCGCCTCAGTGAAGGTGTTTTTGATGAGGAGGATCTGATCTTCCGGACGAAGGAATTGTATGATTTTATCGATGAAGCAAGTGTAAAATACGGCTTTGACAGAAGCCATGTCGTTGCTGTCGGCTATTCCAACGGGGCCAACATCGCGGCGAGCCTTCTTTATCACTATGAACGCCCGTTAAGAGCTGCGGCGCTGCATCACCCGATGGTTCCAAGAAGCGGTATCGACCTGCCGGACATGTCGGGACTGCCAGTATTTATCGGTGCAGGTGAAAACGATCCGATCTGTCCTCCTGAACAGACGGAAAAACTGAACAAGGATCTCACAAAACAAGGTGCGGCAGTTGAACTGTTCTGGGAACAGCAGGGTCACCAGCTGTCCCGTGGCGAAGTAGACCGGGCAACACTTTGGTACAAATCAGAAGTATCGGGAGTTGATCCATCATGA
- a CDS encoding tryptophan-rich sensory protein, which produces MNRSKWSIINLLALIQMIVMNALANILPINGRQTGEISDELGLLFTPAGYVFSIWGLIYVLLTLWVLRGLFVKKREEIQVIDAIGPFFLINAILNSSWILLFHYGYYEWTLPVISAMLITLIIISRKIVRSEGARQLNRFPFSIYMGWVSVATILNVGVAYRGFSDLDAWVLSGELWTNLLLVIGLLLAAFLSRLMRDYVYPLVFVWAFVGIYAARAAEYPVIGAVALITGFSLLMIVLYGIWKNRALYPAKSVET; this is translated from the coding sequence ATGAACCGTTCAAAATGGTCCATTATCAATTTATTAGCATTAATACAAATGATTGTCATGAATGCATTGGCAAATATCCTTCCCATAAATGGCAGACAGACCGGAGAGATCTCCGATGAGCTTGGGTTGTTATTTACCCCTGCAGGTTATGTCTTCAGTATATGGGGACTCATTTATGTCCTTCTCACACTTTGGGTCTTACGTGGATTATTTGTAAAAAAACGAGAAGAAATACAGGTCATTGATGCAATTGGTCCTTTTTTCCTGATAAATGCTATACTCAATAGCAGTTGGATCCTGCTGTTTCATTATGGTTACTATGAATGGACTCTGCCAGTCATTTCAGCAATGCTGATTACCCTCATAATCATCTCGCGCAAAATTGTCCGTTCAGAGGGTGCGAGACAATTGAATCGTTTTCCATTTTCAATCTATATGGGCTGGGTCTCTGTTGCGACAATTCTGAATGTCGGTGTGGCATACCGGGGATTTTCAGACCTGGATGCATGGGTACTTTCCGGGGAATTATGGACGAACCTGTTATTGGTGATTGGCCTTTTACTTGCAGCATTCCTGAGCAGACTGATGCGTGATTATGTTTATCCGCTCGTATTTGTATGGGCCTTCGTCGGGATTTATGCAGCACGTGCAGCGGAATACCCGGTTATTGGCGCTGTTGCTCTGATTACAGGATTTTCTCTACTGATGATTGTCTTGTATGGCATTTGGAAAAATCGTGCACTGTATCCGGCAAAGTCGGTTGAAACTTAA